Below is a genomic region from Methanophagales archaeon.
GGTTGGGAACCGATCTTGCGATTCTTGATAGACATATCCTGAAGAATTTGAAGTTGTTAGGAGTGATAGAGGAGATACCGGCGAGTTTGTCCAGACGGAGATACCTTGAGCTCGAACGAGAGATGAAAGATTTCTCTGAGCGGATTCATATACCATTATCGCACTTGGATTTCGTGTTATGGTATAAAGAGACGGGAATAGTGTTCAAATAGCACCAATAAATATTTAGTAGAGAGATAATGCGAAAGGTGTGGGGATAAAGGGAAGAAAGACGCCGGGGACTGAGTGCAAAAGAGGGAAAGGATAAAAAATAGGATGGGATAAAAATGAAAGACACAAAGAAAAGTTTGTGGCATGAAGGCAGTTTGATGATAGGGGTGTCCTCCTCCGCTATGAGTATTGCTATTCACCCCATAGGCATTTTTTATTTTATTGTGTTTGTGGTTTTACTCCTGCTTGTGATTTTGATCTGGAGATATTGGAGGAAGAAAAAGTATTAAGTAAAAGCAAGATATCTGGTGTAGAATTAATTATTATGCAAATGAAGATATCTCCAGCTCATGTAACTATAAGTACAGCATCTTCAGACGTTGGAGCGGGTTATCAGATATTTGGAAAGTGGGCATGGTGTATGACAGACAAATCGTATTTGGGTAGAGTTTGGAGTCGCACCGAGAGTGTTCAGTATTTAAAGAACAATGCGAAAGAGTGGCATGTAATGCACCAGTATGAAACAGACGCTTGGGGCAATATTAAAGCCGAAAATGCAATACTATTGATGAGAGATGACGGAAGCAACCTGTGCCTTTCTTCAGTTCATCAGGGGGCATCAAACTGACGAGTATAAATTTATCTAGCGAATCATGATATAAGCATCGGAATACGTCCAGAGCAAATAGTTCCGGTTCACGAGAATATAACAAGATTTACATTTGGATGTAAAAATGAAGCACCGGATAGCACTTGGAATAATTTCTACAAGTTAACAATCACGGCAGTGTCTTAGTAATTAGTAATATCCTCTTCCGTACTTCCTCTTCTAGTACCCCCGCGCTCATCTTCTTCTCCGCCACTCCTTGCTCTATCGCCTTCATACCCACTGCCACCGCCTCACGCACATACATCTCGCGCTCTTCCATCTTTGGAATTATGTAATCTTCGCTTATGCCTTTCTCTTCCGCATAGCTCGCTATTGCATCTGCTGCCGCTATGCACATCTCGTCCGTTATACACGTTGCACGTACATCCAAAGCGCCCCTGAAGACTGCGGGGAAACCCAACGAGTTATTTACCTGATTCTCAAAATCTGACCGCCCGGTAGCAACAATCCTTGCACCTGCTTCTTTCGCTTCCCATGGCATTATCTCTGGTACTGGGTTCGCACATGTGAATACAATCGCATTATCTGCCATATCCGCAACCCATTCCTTCTTTATGACGCCAGGTCCAGGTGTAGAGAGCGCAATACAGACATCAGTATCGCGCATTGCCTCTCTTATACCGCCACTTCTCCCTTCTTTGTTCGTCTTCTCGCACATCTCCCACTTGTTTTTATCGCTCTTAACGTCTTTCCTGTCCAAATTCAATATCCCCCTGCTATCCACCATTATCATATTCCCGTATTTCGC
It encodes:
- a CDS encoding NADP-dependent malic enzyme, yielding MNDPDADALEYHARYRGKIEIGLKAPVRSYNDFAIWYTPGVAKPSMAIKNSRERVYEYTNKGNFVAIVTDGTRVLGLGDVGAEAALPVMEGKAMLFKYLGGVDAFPVCLATKDADEIITVVKEIAPSFGGVNLEDIESPKCYYILERLKEELNMPVWHDDQQGTALVILAGLINALKVVGKNLSDVTISLIGAGAANMNVARYVGMAGAKYGNMIMVDSRGILNLDRKDVKSDKNKWEMCEKTNKEGRSGGIREAMRDTDVCIALSTPGPGVIKKEWVADMADNAIVFTCANPVPEIMPWEAKEAGARIVATGRSDFENQVNNSLGFPAVFRGALDVRATCITDEMCIAAADAIASYAEEKGISEDYIIPKMEEREMYVREAVAVGMKAIEQGVAEKKMSAGVLEEEVRKRILLITKTLP